One part of the Gossypium raimondii isolate GPD5lz chromosome 1, ASM2569854v1, whole genome shotgun sequence genome encodes these proteins:
- the LOC105785823 gene encoding probable E3 ubiquitin-protein ligase XERICO, which yields MGLSNFPSAAEGVLPVLVMNTVLSVALLKNIVRSLLQVVGASTTSNLDIEDSNEDPEEMSKARERRISITQFKSLCHIRHSSVSTSYEDSAPADGGYGSSNSSRGDGWVNSVECCVCLCGFEADEEVSELSCKHFFHKGCLEKWFGNKHSTCPLCRSIH from the coding sequence ATGGGGCTGTCGAATTTCCCTAGTGCAGCTGAGGGGGTACTTCCAGTGCTAGTAATGAACACAGTTCTGTCGGTGGCTTTGTTGAAAAACATTGTGAGATCTTTACTTCAAGTGGTGGGCGCGTCTACTACTTCAAATTTAGATATTGAGGACTCAAACGAGGACCCAGAAGAGATGAGCAAAGCAAGGGAGAGGAGGATATCTATAACCCAGTTCAAGTCTTTGTGCCACATCAGGCACTCATCAGTATCAACATCATATGAAGATTCAGCTCCTGCAGATGGCGGTTATGGCAGTAGCAACAGCAGTCGGGGTGATGGATGGGTTAACAGCGTGGAGTGTTGTGTGTGCTTATGTGGGTTTGAAGCGGATGAGGAGGTGAGTGAGTTGTCTTGCAAACATTTCTTTCACAAAGGATGTCTAGAGAAATGGTTTGGTAACAAGCATAGCACTTGCCCGCTCTGTCGATCTATTCACTAG